The following coding sequences are from one Wenzhouxiangella sp. AB-CW3 window:
- a CDS encoding dipeptidase — protein MLKFIPLAIVLLLAAPAVAAEQSPEYQRALELLAETPLIDGHNDVPWQYRTRVDNRLEAIDLNDDTTELDPPMHTDMARLRAGRLGAQFWSVYVPPAYSGDEAVRIQLEQIDLAHRLIQRHDELEFVTTADELERSFAEGRIPSMLGMEGGHVLNNSLATLRMFHRLGALYLTLTHWQSHDWADAATDAPRHDGLNEFGKEVVREMNWLGMLIDLSHVSPAVMHDALDVSEAPVIFSHSSAMGVTPHARNAPDDVLDRLPDNGGVVMITIVPSFVNEELRQWGAERAAEQARLESLHPGHPDAVESGMDDWLEANPEPQADLADVVDHFDYIRDRIGVEYIGIGGDYDGITTVPVGLEDVSTYPALVAELIRRGYSDDDIRAILGNNVLRVMREAEAVAARMQSERPASDAQFEDFE, from the coding sequence CCGCACCGGCAGTGGCCGCTGAACAGTCTCCCGAGTACCAGCGCGCACTCGAACTGCTGGCCGAGACACCGCTGATCGACGGTCACAACGACGTGCCCTGGCAGTACCGCACCCGGGTCGACAACCGTCTCGAGGCCATTGATCTCAACGATGACACCACCGAGCTGGATCCGCCCATGCACACCGACATGGCGCGTCTTCGGGCCGGGCGGCTGGGAGCGCAGTTCTGGTCGGTGTATGTACCGCCGGCCTACAGCGGGGACGAGGCGGTGCGTATCCAGCTCGAACAGATCGACCTGGCCCATCGCCTGATCCAGCGTCATGACGAGTTGGAGTTTGTCACTACTGCCGATGAACTGGAGCGTTCCTTCGCCGAGGGTCGTATTCCTTCCATGCTCGGCATGGAAGGCGGGCACGTACTCAACAATTCGCTGGCCACACTGCGCATGTTCCATCGACTCGGCGCCCTCTACCTGACGCTGACCCATTGGCAGAGCCATGACTGGGCCGATGCCGCCACCGATGCGCCGCGCCATGACGGACTGAACGAGTTCGGCAAGGAAGTGGTACGCGAGATGAACTGGCTGGGCATGCTCATCGATTTGTCCCATGTCAGCCCGGCGGTCATGCACGATGCACTGGATGTCAGCGAAGCGCCGGTGATCTTCTCGCACTCGTCTGCCATGGGCGTGACACCGCATGCGCGCAACGCGCCCGACGATGTACTTGACCGCCTGCCGGACAATGGCGGCGTGGTGATGATCACGATCGTGCCCAGCTTCGTCAACGAGGAGCTGCGCCAGTGGGGTGCCGAGCGTGCCGCCGAGCAGGCCCGCCTGGAAAGCCTGCACCCCGGTCATCCCGATGCGGTTGAGTCCGGCATGGACGACTGGCTGGAAGCCAACCCGGAACCCCAGGCCGATCTGGCCGATGTGGTTGATCATTTCGACTATATCCGCGACCGTATCGGTGTCGAGTACATTGGTATCGGTGGCGATTACGACGGCATTACCACCGTCCCCGTCGGTCTGGAAGATGTGTCCACCTACCCGGCGCTGGTTGCCGAGCTGATCCGTCGAGGCTATTCGGATGACGATATCCGCGCCATTCTCGGCAACAACGTGCTGCGGGTGATGCGCGAA